acttCAAGCCTCTCGTAGAGGGCACATAAGGACAGTTTCGAATTCTACAAGAGCAAAGGAATGAAACAAATGGCTTCACATTTTTCATGAGTCAATCCCTCCAACTCAACCTGTGCTGTGGAGCCCCAGAGCATGTAAAGACTTTTGCCTTTGTGCCAGCTCTTATCGTTAACTATTTTTCAGGAGTTTATAGGCAGATCTACAACTGTGTGTAAAACTGAGTGTGATAATTTTGCGACAGATCCTCTTGTGGTTAGCGAGTTTCAGCTTCTAGTAGAACACATTGAGCTAAGTGTAGCTGAGATCAAGGTATGCTATGTCCATTTGAAGCTGGAATTTGTGGTGATAAAGCTCTGAAGATGCTCTTACTCTCCTTCTATGCTTCAAATAATAATACTACTTATGtgctttctgatttttgttcttattttctttcttttcctattcACTCAATTCTCGTTTGCCACACACTACCAGTTTAAAACTTAACAGTATACACACtcttacacaatttttttcaagtattaaGTCTCAGAAAGACCTAGAAATCATGTCATGTGCTGATATTATTCTTACTTTTAAATACTAACTTTGAATTAACATAAAGTTGAGGGTTTTTTGAGTGTCTAAATTCTTAACTGCTTGTCTCTGTTGAGAGATTGGGGTAGGTGAGGAATGGGGACTGAAGCAATATAAGAACTACAGTATTATTCACAGTGTGAAATATACCTCTAAGAGATATTATTTGCCTTTCTAAAGTTGTTGAAAGACTATTATTATTAtctctttttatctttcagCAAAATGATGGTCCAACACTCAGGCCAGGTATCTGCATTAGAAGTCAGCGCCTCCGCAATTGTTCCCACTTTGTCCCCCGCAGGGTCACTGGGGTTTGATGATTTCACAAATTTAACCCCCCTGGTGAAGGAGGAACTGAGGTTTGCCATTCAGAACAAGCGTCAGTTCCACAGGATGTCTTCAACATTGGACACGGTGACTGTTGCTGAAAGGCCAGTTGAAACATCAATGATGAAAACAGAGGTAGGGCTCTTTAAATAGAATTTTGGTGTGAATGATTAATTCTCTAACGAAGTTTTGCCAAAAGACCAGTAATTGCATCAACTATAGACAATCTTCTGTACCATACTTGTTTCCTTCAAGCCAACTGCTTGGCTCTCTGTTGAGAGATCCCTGTATCTTCAGGGATACCCTTGGGTATTTCTCATAGttggatattttattttcaattgtGGACTACAGACAACGTTTTACAGTGATTAGAGCAAGTGCTAGTGTGCCTAGTGGTAGCTGAACTTGGAATAAGTCACTGCTGAAGTTTTGTTTCCCTGAGGACAGCAGAACCCATGGGGGTTGGACTAAGACATGAATCTACTATGTCCATGCTATATTTTTGCTTAAAGATGATACTATCCTTGAAAAACATTACTCTTTGAAAGTGGAGAAATAGCTTTGGTTAAGGAAAGAGTTATACCTTGGTCTGAGCCTCcacaggaagcagaaggaagtgTATTAATACTCCCTTTTTGGTGCTGCCTTTAATTCACTTACTCTTGCTGCCTCGCTCATGACACATCCTccactctgctccctgtgcccctcctccttttcctccctgggAAATGGAGGAGAGATGGAGCTTTGGGAGTCAGCCTGGGGAGACATTCAGCAAGTTTTTTGAGTACCACTGATTTAAAATGAGCCACCATATAGATTACGTACAACCCAACTCCAGTCTGGATTTTATTGACGATTCTAATGAAGTAACAACCCTTGTACTCTATGGAAAACAAGGTCAGAATCACATTTTTGTGTAACTCATGATGTGAGCACTGACAGCACTGTCCATGttgatttaaaaaacccagaagttaTTGAAATACAGGTCTCCTATTTACAACATCTTATGGATTGTGTGTATCTGTTTTTGTGGGACAGTTTTCTCCtgaagaagatgaaagaaaaaagagaagaagggaaaggaataaaattgcCGCGGCAAAGTGCCgaaacaaaaagaaggaaaaaacagagtgTTTGCAAAAAGTAAGTGACTGGCTAGAATTCTTAATCTGTCATCCTGCCAGGATCCAAACAGATAGCATAGGGTACTGTCATAggaggaaatacagaaagatgTCACCCAAAACTCTGTAAACCCTTCAAAACATTAgttataaaaaataaacatgccATATATTAAATCCAAACCTGGTTGAAACTGGCATAAAGTGAAAGCATGGTAGGAGTGGAAAGAGATTACTGTTTCAGTGACCAATCTTGTCTATGGGGATAATGTTAATTTGAATGTGTACCCTGAAcacaaaaagaagtaaaatcgtattttgtaaaatattcacTGTGAAGAGCCTGCACAGTGCAGTAATTTCTGACTACTTTATGAACAGAGTGGTATGGTACCTTGAATTCTCTGTCCTAGAACCCCAGTCAGACCTTCACCTCCTGTGCTGTGATAAACAACCATATTTCAGCAGCACCAGGCCTGTGTCTAGGTATACAGGCCTGTACATTCCTGTATCTAGggtcaggggaaaaaagctatGTTTGTACTTTGTTAGCTTAACATGTGTTTACAGACATGTGACCTGATGTTCCAGGGAGTTAAGAAGCAGCGTTGTTAATTTTGGGTCAATTTTTGACCCAAAAAGCTCAGAATATTTTTGCAGAAGATAGCAATAATGCTTTGGGTACGTATACTGTGAGTGAATACGTTTGAATTTGGCTTTTCAACTTCCATTACATTCTCTAGAGGCCAAAGGAGGTAACTCTCAATCTGGTTTTTGGATTATTACTGACTGGGGAATGTATAGTTTCATCATTACAGCACACTAAGTACATGTGATTCCCTTCTCTGCCAGCCATATGCTTTCTCACCAATAAAAGACCTCGACTATTAGAAAAAACTGTGACTAACTATTTGAACTTGTCAGTGTAAAAGCTGTGTGTGTCCTTTTTGCTAGGAATCAGAGAAGCTGGAAACGATCAATGCAGAATTGAAAGCCCAGATCGAGGAGCTGAAGAACGAGAAGCAGCATTTGATATACATGCTAAATCTGCACAGGCCCACGTGTATAGTCCGTGCACAGAACGGAAGGACACCTGAAGAtgaaagaaatctttttatTCAACAGATCAAAGAAGGCACATTACAAGGTTAAGTGATACGGCAATTTATAATGTTTTTAACAGCTACCAGAATCCATGGGGGAGTCTGTCATAATGTGTAGGATTCTATTAGTCAAGAGCCTTTAGGAAGGGCAGATTGCTTTCGTAAGCGGAAAGAATCATTTTGGCTTGACAGCGATTTTTGCCCTTGGAAGATCTGGTCTCAATCAAATTGAAGAGCCTTCTGCCTCAAATATAGGGTTTGCACCTGTCATACTTGCTGTTCCTAGGAGCTACAGACAACAGCTTCCGAAGTTTTAGCTCTCTGCTAGTATACAGTATCTGCACTCACGAGGTTTGTGCTAGAACACTATGACTTCCAGTGATGCACGTGGTACAGACAGCTGTACTGGATGGACACTACTTTTCCTTGTTGCTGGTAGGGAAAGAAGACTGAGTATTTTTGAATTTCCAGGAGGATGGTTTCTGGCAGAATGTCCTGATGTGTTTTGTTGCATTCTAACctagcacacacacacacaaaaagtcCCTGTAGTTCCAACTAagctttgtcatttttttctcaacaCTCGTGGGTTTTTTCTGTGACTCATCTCAGTGACTGAATTTGAAGAGTCTAGAAAGTGTGACAAACAAATGTTTCTTGCAAAACATCTGTGTAGCCTAGCTTGTATTTTATGAGCTGTCACCCCAGATACTACCCCTTGGGGACTACAGTTTTTTCTTGAATTGCTGAAGAGCAGCTTGTACCATCACTTAGTGACTTGGTGAATTGGATCCACTGGAAAGAGGAAACTAACTGTGCAGGGGTATTGATAGAGGTTTTTCTCAAGTAAAGAACTGCAGGAGTGAATCCCAGACTCCTGAaccttgaagaaaataaatatttttaaaattcatctaGGATCTAATCCTACAAGCCTTAATTCATGCTATTACCCCTCAGTCACGGAAGAGGTTCCATGGATTTCAGTGGGTCTGCTCATGCAGATAGCTCTTACAGGCATAAGAGCTTGACAAAGCTTTTTCCATCCTGGTCAGAATTACCTCCTTTTGCCAGGTGATTCAGAGGGAAAAATTATGATTGCAGCTACTTTTGTTTTACCTTTGAGTGGCAACTACAGTCAATCAAAAGTGTTACTTAGAATCTAAAGGAGGCAAGAGTTTTGATGCAGtgaataattgtttttattttttattaaatactaACCTTGGATGTTTTTGAACTGGTAGAAGAGCTGCTGGATGAAACAGTTGGAGCTATGAATGTTTAAATTCTGatgtttctgtgaaattctCAGATTGTTTATTTCTATAAAGTATACCCTTACaattttttgtaaaagaaaatattatccTTATTTATCACTAATATCATAATGAGTAGAGTTAATAAATACTGCGAGCAAGATAAAACTGAGAACACAAGTGTTGCGCTGTCTTTTTACTTTTATCTCTTGGTGTTTAATATTATATATTCCTAAACTTCACCAGTTGTATTTGAGACACCACTTAAAAACACTTATCCTTCATCTTTTTTGAAGATGAGGCACTGTCTTGAATGATTGGGTGCAGGTATTGTACCTTCCAAAATTCTGTATCTCCATCGGTGGTGTCTGTTCAATGTCACAATTTAAGCAAAGCAGAATACAAGTGAAGCTTACAGTGCATAATATTTTACACCAGTTCTGCAGtgttgaaatggtgtgtttGTTCTAAAGGCTAAACTTGAAGATACCTCAGCCATGAGCTTCTTACCCCGCAAGTCTCGCATGAGTGCATCACAAATTGTACCTGGTCCTTACAATGATTGTTATATTCTGCAACAGAACTACTTAGTACCATTTCCTAAGGTCTGGATATATTGTAATGTCCTATATCACATGTTAAAGGTATGACTTCATGTATCTGAAAAGTGAATGTATTACAAAGATGACATACTAGGTCCAGTTCTGTCTTAAGAATCCATGATCTTTCTGTATATTGGAAGGAGgttccattgacttcagtgagaGTTTTGTTCACGTCCTGTAAGCAGAGTGTGGAGCCTCTGTGGCAACTTCTCTGGCTTAAAGGACAAGTTGTACATGTAATTGGGCCAGCTGTTTACCAGTCAACAGATATACATGAAGTGTGCTACAGTAAACTTGTCAAACAATGTTCATTATTTGACTTCTGTAACGTGGAAATACAAAACCAAGGCATCATCCTGGCATCGTACgccttggctttgctttttgcCTCTCAAATACCAGCAGACAAGGCTGTTTGTCTCATAATTGGTTATAAAGTGTTACCACAGAGACTATAGTGACAGAATTCATGTGTCTCCCTTAGGGAATTTGTATGGTTGCTTTTAACCATATCACCGGTGACGCAGGCGTCATACTTTTGTTGCTTGATCTTATTTACTCGGCATGCCAAATGTTAATATGGTACCCCTACTATTGTCAGAAGataatctatttttatttctttacatgTGCAGTCATAGCTGCTCTGTACTgcttttgtatgtgtgtgtgtgtgcgtgctCCTGCACGCTGCTCTGGAAATGATGGTACTCAGGGTCACTTTGCTGTGCCCAGGAAAAGAGTGTTTGAACAGCTAGACAGGAATGGTATGTTGCATGAGTTTTCTCAGAGTATATTTTATTCAGGAGAGCCCttgaaatgcattaaaaagcagtttgttttctatTCTCAAGTTTGTTTTGAtactttaataaaaaagaaataatatatatttattcatgTGTCATTTAATTCGTTCTACATTTCAAGGTCCAAGAGCAACctcattttcttaaaacaacACTGAgatattaaaaagcaaacactctTTACAGCTTTGCAGCAATAAGTGTCTTATGAAGTGAAACTGGTACTGTTCACTGCTTGTCAAGGTGTAAACAAAATTTTGTTATTGCAAGGTTGATTGTGAATTCCAGGCAAACTTCTTATTTGTGGCCTACAGCTTAGATTAAAGGACTGGAAAATAGAACTCCTAAACATTTCCTAACCTTGCAACCTACCAGCTGATAGTTATTTCAACTTTCTGATTCCCTAATGAGTTTAATGGTTTTGCTACTGTGAAGCTTTAATACTTCTAGACTGCTTTCTATAATTACATGGCAGATACTAAAGAAGTATGGCATGATCagggctttggtttttttctctgtgtctaTGTATTGATGTGTCTGGGGAGAAACATGAGAAAAGATGAACAAAATGTTCCCTCTTGCTTTTCCAAAACTGAGTATCTACACACCCAGACAGAAGTCCCTGTGTTTTGACAGCCAGTGATGTGGACAAAAACTTTTGGCTTCAATCCATTGCAAGCAGTCATAACTTGTAATACACAGGCCAGATAGAaggccaggagctccagggatcaGGAAATCCATTGCTCTATTGCAAAATCCAGTTAAAAACATCATCTGGAAGGAAGATCTAGGCTACTATGAGCTTGGCAATGCTGGATACTTACTTTCCTTATTGGTCCATCCACTTACACTTGTGCAGCCCCCATAAGTACATTCACCCTTTCATGCATTCTCCTATAGCTGCTATCAAACTTTGCTTTTGAATATCCAGTTCAACACTAAATTGGCAAACTTTAAAATCATTTGCCTGGCCTGATTTAGAAAACCTCATCAACAAAATTAGGGCTGTGATTTCCTGAACTGGTATTGTATATCTTTTTTAAATGGCATGTGTTGAAACCATGAAACCACCATTCCTAATAGCACAGTTGGTAGTCCTTGAGCAATTACATGCCATACCTTCTCCTCAGGTCTTGTTCTAGATGCTAAATCTCTGTTTACATGCCCATGTAGACCTTAAAGCATACTGGGATTTACACTGTACTTTGACAAGGAGaatcttctatttcttttatagCTCTCTCCCGGacataaatgaataaatagcAATTTTGAAGGTAGGTAGAGACAATGATTCATACAAGGCTGGAAATGTTTAATGAAACTGAGCAGCaacaaatttaaatttacaaTAACCTTTTACCTGTGTCCATTAGGATTTGAAGTTATTGATTAAAGGGATAGTTTTGCTAAAGAAACTGGATGATTTAtagtaatgaaaataaaagcatacaattgtttctcagcagcaaaagagttttgaaaacagaatcTACTTGGTCTTAGGAAATTCTCAAATCCAGGATGATGACTGCATCTCACATCCACTTTCCTTGGCGGTTTTGGttcccctgcctcctccccGTCAGCACAGTCCTGGTCTAGGTACAAGTCTCACTCATGCTGGCCATTGCCACGTTTCCATGTTTGCCCAGTGCCCCCAGCTGGAGACCCTGAGAATCATCCCGGGATTAAATGTGCAATAACATTAATTAACACAATTACTTTCTAACAGTCTTCATTAGTTTGTAATGACACCaatataatattttcatttctataaTAGATGCCTTTCTTCTTAAGTGTAGTTAAGATGATGagtgacaatattttttttaaatcctgttgtTTAACATTCATTTCCTTAATGGACACTCTGAGTCAGAACCGCTGACTCTAGGGTTAAAAATAGTTATTTGCTAATTTTCAGTGCTATTAGATCTTCAAAGCCATCACAGTTAAAAAGAGAATACACTGGAATCTATTCTTAATACAGCATCAACTCGCTGCAAATACTTACTATTGCTGACAGTGATCCATGAACCAAAAAACCTGCAACCTAATGATTTTCAGACTCCCATGTAAGTGTACTAGAGCTgacactcagaaaaaaaattagatataTGAAATGCGTAAATAGAAAATGGGAACAAACTGAGAAGTAAAGCTGGAACACTTATCTTCT
The window above is part of the Corvus moneduloides isolate bCorMon1 chromosome 3, bCorMon1.pri, whole genome shotgun sequence genome. Proteins encoded here:
- the ATF3 gene encoding cyclic AMP-dependent transcription factor ATF-3; its protein translation is MMVQHSGQVSALEVSASAIVPTLSPAGSLGFDDFTNLTPLVKEELRFAIQNKRQFHRMSSTLDTVTVAERPVETSMMKTEFSPEEDERKKRRRERNKIAAAKCRNKKKEKTECLQKESEKLETINAELKAQIEELKNEKQHLIYMLNLHRPTCIVRAQNGRTPEDERNLFIQQIKEGTLQG